The Methylomusa anaerophila genome has a segment encoding these proteins:
- a CDS encoding ABC transporter ATP-binding protein translates to MIDIQDLNFWYPGREAASLEQVSLRIPAGEFVLLTGPTGCGKSTLLKCLNGIIPHLSGGTAQGTVRIGGGSVREMSTAELSAQVGLVQQSPDDQIFATVIQDEVAFGPENLCMSPAEINHRLDWALAAVDLAGFRLRSTTALSGGQKQRLAIAAMLALKPKILALDEPISQLDPQGAAEVMDVIKKLNKKYGVTVVMVEHRIHEVAQYVDRIVVMRGGKVVFDAPTREAMKKAELFADMGLRVPETVEIARRLRQNQVPMTVDETVGLLKHGSQKPCNPGTGCASGPTGDKPVLEIKDLFFRYGKGDKTVLNGIRLTVRQGERVAIMGRNGSGKSTLLAHMAAMTAPQQGAVLVAGTTITKKQKLPLGKVGLVMQNPDLMLFQNSVRREVEFGLKNLKIGGTQFTDYYRQSVQGMALNQLEEDPPLSLSRGQRLRTAIAAVVAMHPEIVFLDEPTTGQDKRNIDNLMAVLIGQVKTLVFCTHDVETAICYATRVIVLAGGKVVADAPPRTVFADAALLRSSGLKPTQSWLVGQELGLPNVFTPHELEERWLC, encoded by the coding sequence CGGGGCGGGAAGCAGCCAGCCTGGAACAAGTCAGCCTCCGGATTCCCGCCGGTGAGTTTGTGCTTCTTACCGGTCCTACCGGCTGCGGCAAAAGTACCTTATTAAAATGCCTCAACGGCATTATCCCTCATCTTTCCGGCGGCACGGCCCAGGGGACGGTGCGAATCGGCGGCGGCAGCGTCCGCGAGATGTCCACGGCGGAACTGTCGGCTCAGGTAGGCCTGGTGCAACAGAGCCCGGATGATCAGATTTTTGCCACCGTAATTCAGGACGAGGTAGCATTTGGACCGGAAAATCTCTGTATGTCGCCGGCAGAAATCAACCATCGCCTGGACTGGGCGTTAGCTGCGGTTGATTTGGCCGGCTTTCGGCTTCGCAGCACGACGGCCTTGTCCGGGGGACAAAAGCAGCGGCTGGCGATTGCCGCCATGCTGGCGCTCAAGCCTAAGATCCTGGCGCTTGATGAACCAATCAGCCAGCTTGACCCGCAAGGTGCGGCTGAAGTTATGGATGTAATCAAAAAGTTGAATAAAAAGTACGGTGTTACGGTCGTGATGGTAGAGCACCGCATTCATGAAGTGGCTCAATATGTAGACCGGATTGTGGTAATGCGGGGCGGGAAAGTAGTCTTTGACGCTCCCACCAGAGAAGCGATGAAAAAGGCGGAATTATTCGCCGATATGGGATTGAGGGTGCCGGAAACGGTGGAGATTGCCCGGCGGCTGCGTCAGAATCAGGTGCCCATGACGGTGGATGAAACGGTGGGCTTGTTGAAGCACGGCAGCCAAAAACCGTGCAATCCGGGGACTGGCTGCGCCTCCGGACCGACGGGCGATAAGCCGGTGCTGGAAATTAAAGACCTGTTTTTCCGTTACGGCAAAGGGGACAAAACGGTTCTGAACGGCATTCGCCTGACGGTACGGCAGGGTGAACGGGTAGCCATTATGGGACGCAACGGGTCCGGCAAATCGACACTGCTGGCGCATATGGCCGCTATGACCGCGCCGCAGCAAGGCGCGGTCCTGGTGGCAGGAACGACAATAACCAAAAAACAGAAACTTCCTTTGGGCAAGGTGGGCCTGGTAATGCAGAATCCAGACCTAATGCTGTTTCAAAACAGCGTCCGCCGGGAGGTTGAGTTCGGTCTTAAAAATCTTAAGATTGGAGGTACGCAGTTTACCGACTATTACCGGCAGTCTGTGCAGGGGATGGCCCTTAATCAGCTTGAGGAGGACCCGCCTTTATCCTTAAGCCGGGGCCAGCGGCTGCGAACGGCCATTGCCGCAGTTGTCGCCATGCATCCGGAAATTGTTTTTCTGGATGAACCGACCACCGGGCAAGATAAGCGCAATATTGACAATTTGATGGCCGTGCTTATAGGACAGGTTAAGACGCTGGTTTTTTGCACCCACGATGTGGAAACGGCTATCTGCTATGCAACCCGCGTCATTGTATTGGCAGGGGGGAAGGTTGTGGCTGATGCTCCGCCGCGGACTGTGTTCGCCGATGCCGCGCTCCTCAGAAGCAGCGGGCTGAAACCCACCCAATCCTGGCTTGTCGGTCAGGAACTGGGGCTTCCTAATGTCTTTACCCCCCATGAATTGGAGGAACGCTGGCTATGCTAA
- a CDS encoding energy-coupling factor transporter transmembrane component T family protein — MLNWQELTRTDGATPLHRLDPRVKIATLLITGMVVILLDNPWLLAAYVAAGLAGMLAARLELLKLKVVAVVILMGLWGAVFSQALFYEQVPRTAIFTLISPEMPVLGKLTQGLYVYQEGVVYGLRQGLRMAAMTSLGLLACWTTETRLLLLGLVRMRLPYSLAFMTVTAVRFIPVMMQETMQVITASRMRGGSRLSIRLLTPILANCLRRAGTLAVAVESRAFRSSHCRTYLEELRLLAAEKVFLAGYLAAAAAIAAGKTSLILYHYGFYYSSALRPVYEFATNYL, encoded by the coding sequence ATGCTAAACTGGCAGGAGCTTACCAGAACGGACGGGGCAACGCCGCTGCATCGCCTGGATCCACGGGTGAAGATCGCCACGCTGTTGATTACCGGTATGGTTGTTATATTGCTGGATAACCCTTGGCTGTTAGCGGCTTATGTGGCCGCAGGGCTTGCCGGCATGCTGGCGGCAAGGCTGGAATTGCTAAAATTGAAAGTGGTGGCCGTAGTCATCTTGATGGGGCTATGGGGGGCGGTATTCAGCCAGGCCCTGTTCTATGAGCAGGTGCCGCGTACGGCGATATTCACGCTTATTTCCCCGGAAATGCCGGTGCTGGGAAAACTGACCCAAGGACTGTATGTGTATCAGGAAGGCGTCGTTTATGGACTCAGACAGGGTCTCAGGATGGCAGCCATGACTTCGCTGGGGCTGTTGGCATGCTGGACGACGGAAACCCGCTTGCTTCTGCTCGGCTTGGTACGCATGCGCCTGCCGTATAGCCTGGCCTTTATGACCGTAACGGCAGTGCGGTTTATTCCGGTCATGATGCAGGAAACCATGCAGGTGATTACCGCCTCCCGGATGAGGGGCGGCAGCCGCCTGAGCATCCGGTTGCTTACGCCCATCCTGGCGAATTGCCTGCGGCGGGCGGGGACGCTGGCGGTAGCGGTGGAGAGCAGGGCTTTCCGTTCCAGCCATTGCCGTACTTATTTGGAAGAACTCCGCCTGCTGGCGGCGGAAAAGGTCTTTCTGGCGGGATATTTAGCGGCGGCGGCAGCCATAGCGGCCGGCAAGACCAGTTTAATCCTGTACCATTATGGGTTTTACTATTCTTCCGCTTTGCGGCCGGTATATGAATTTGCCACAAACTATTTGTAG